In Dolichospermum flos-aquae CCAP 1403/13F, the following proteins share a genomic window:
- a CDS encoding nucleoside recognition domain-containing protein: MAVALIFGFIAKEIVLGGLAVIYGKAEGADLMGTIAHQIDWVQAYSFMLFTLLYVPCLSTVAVLKSESKSWKFAVISVAWSVGLAWVTSFIFYQSARVLGF; encoded by the coding sequence TTGGCTGTAGCTCTCATTTTCGGCTTTATTGCTAAAGAAATTGTTTTAGGTGGTTTAGCGGTAATTTACGGTAAGGCTGAGGGTGCAGATTTAATGGGGACTATTGCCCATCAAATAGATTGGGTACAGGCTTATAGTTTTATGTTATTTACTCTCCTTTATGTTCCTTGTTTGTCAACTGTTGCCGTCCTCAAAAGTGAATCTAAAAGTTGGAAATTTGCAGTTATATCGGTGGCTTGGTCTGTTGGTTTAGCTTGGGTAACAAGTTTTATTTTCTATCAAAGTGCGAGGGTTTTAGGATTTTAA
- a CDS encoding ferrous iron transporter B produces MRLFSLALQIKHLHLPAVLLLNMADEAPKFGVKIEPNRIAKHLGIPVLPISAKYGDGYDQAVKAIAQTLQQQQEPITARSLAQCSACDSKIASEMSSLLEDAVYTPAQVEENLRTRLDRVLLHPVFGLPLFFAAMFLMFQIVYALGTPVQKFMGDTLDWFKGVALEPLLGGLPPFLKGFLIDGLYGGMGTIAAFISTNWN; encoded by the coding sequence ATGAGATTATTTAGTCTAGCTTTACAGATCAAACATTTACATCTTCCCGCAGTATTATTACTAAATATGGCAGATGAAGCCCCAAAATTTGGGGTAAAAATTGAGCCTAATAGAATAGCCAAGCATTTGGGAATACCAGTGCTGCCCATTAGTGCTAAGTATGGTGATGGTTATGATCAAGCAGTAAAAGCGATCGCACAAACTCTCCAGCAACAGCAAGAACCAATCACAGCACGTTCTTTAGCACAGTGTTCTGCGTGCGATAGCAAAATTGCCTCAGAAATGAGCAGCTTATTGGAGGATGCAGTTTATACTCCAGCACAAGTTGAGGAAAACCTAAGAACACGCTTAGATAGAGTTCTCTTACATCCAGTCTTTGGCTTACCGTTGTTTTTTGCCGCCATGTTTTTGATGTTCCAGATAGTATATGCCCTGGGAACACCTGTGCAAAAGTTTATGGGAGATACCCTGGACTGGTTTAAGGGAGTAGCACTAGAGCCGTTATTAGGGGGTTTACCACCGTTTTTGAAAGGTTTCCTCATTGATGGTCTTTATGGTGGGATGGGAACAATTGCCGCTTTTATTAGCACCAATTGGAATTAA
- a CDS encoding chlorophyll a/b-binding protein, whose amino-acid sequence MTAKGFTTNELGQLNSFAIEPKVYVDETPRVGFTEYAEKLNGRLAMIGFVSLIAVEVITGNGFIGWLTNL is encoded by the coding sequence ATGACAGCTAAAGGCTTTACCACCAACGAACTCGGTCAACTCAACAGCTTTGCGATTGAACCCAAAGTATATGTAGACGAAACCCCAAGAGTAGGTTTTACAGAATACGCAGAAAAGCTCAACGGACGTTTAGCAATGATTGGTTTTGTCTCACTCATAGCTGTGGAAGTAATCACAGGAAATGGCTTTATTGGATGGTTGACAAACCTGTAA
- a CDS encoding cytochrome-c peroxidase: MSLANIAYNPVLTWANPLMTKLENQALVPIFGEHPVEMGMVGREKQILAMLRDDAKYRQMFTDAFKNDKYPINLSNLTKALAAFQRSLISVNSPYDKYRFGGDTNAISPAAKRGEKLFNSEDLECFHLFLFPVPCSLAPTTIFNANLLSIS; the protein is encoded by the coding sequence ATGAGTCTTGCGAATATTGCCTATAACCCTGTATTAACTTGGGCTAATCCTTTAATGACAAAGTTGGAAAATCAAGCTTTAGTGCCAATATTTGGGGAACATCCAGTGGAAATGGGGATGGTAGGAAGGGAGAAACAAATATTAGCAATGTTGCGAGATGACGCGAAATATCGGCAGATGTTTACAGATGCTTTTAAGAATGATAAATATCCTATTAACCTGAGTAATTTAACTAAGGCTTTAGCAGCTTTTCAACGCAGCTTGATTTCTGTCAATTCTCCCTATGATAAATATCGCTTTGGTGGTGATACCAATGCCATTTCTCCAGCAGCGAAACGGGGTGAAAAATTATTTAACAGCGAAGATTTAGAATGTTTTCACCTCTTCCTGTTCCCTGTTCCCTGTTCCCTTGCCCCAACGACAATTTTTAACGCCAACCTACTTAGCATTTCCTAG
- a CDS encoding deoxyhypusine synthase family protein, producing the protein MCLDHSTNGSDFRELTQCKLASNYTGLVMIGGGVPKNFAQDTVVAAEMLGFDTIMHKYTIQVTVADERDGALSGSTLKEAHSWGKVDKATEQMVFAEATVALPLIAGYAYHKGNWRDRQPHHLSRLALKIVVGAREQGTLNWEQEESFGRFYFSSHTFKFFSSPT; encoded by the coding sequence ATCTGCTTAGACCATTCCACGAATGGCTCAGATTTCCGGGAGTTAACCCAGTGTAAACTAGCTTCAAACTATACTGGCTTAGTGATGATTGGTGGTGGTGTGCCGAAAAACTTTGCTCAGGATACGGTGGTAGCTGCGGAAATGCTGGGTTTTGATACAATTATGCACAAGTATACAATTCAAGTTACCGTTGCTGATGAACGAGATGGGGCTTTATCTGGTTCTACTCTCAAAGAGGCGCATTCTTGGGGCAAGGTGGATAAAGCTACTGAACAAATGGTATTTGCAGAAGCAACTGTGGCTTTACCATTGATTGCGGGCTATGCATATCATAAGGGTAATTGGCGCGATCGCCAACCACATCATTTAAGTAGGTTGGCGTTAAAAATTGTCGTTGGGGCAAGGGAACAGGGAACTCTTAACTGGGAACAGGAAGAGAGTTTTGGGCGATTTTACTTTTCTTCACATACCTTTAAATTTTTCAGTTCACCTACTTAG